The sequence below is a genomic window from Oreochromis niloticus isolate F11D_XX linkage group LG3, O_niloticus_UMD_NMBU, whole genome shotgun sequence.
CAAAATTACAACCATAGAAGGGAATatgaagaagaggaaaagaaagtgCATGTAATCAAAGAtggaaggaaaggaaaggaaaggaaaggaagggaAGGGGAAGCCCAGATGATATAAAATGGAAAGAAGACAGATACAGCAATTGCTGGAAACAATTCAGGGGCTCACTTGAGGCAGTCTGGGATCCCGGCTGCCTGAGTGCTTTGTCAAAAAGAAAGTGGATGAAAtattcagcagcagcagagttgCTGTCCTCTCTGCTCCACGTCAACAACCACTGGCTGTTTGAATATGAAACACTGGAAGAAGTACACAAAAAGGAGTGCCACTGACTCCTGCTCTTACTGCTGTTTGATGAAACTGTGATACATTTTTAAACCTGATATTGTTGGAAAACTAGCAGTGGGAGTGGTCAAAGTCACAGCAAAATGGTAGAAGTAGCAATGTTTGTGTACATGCGAGTGATTTTAGTAGCTAATATAATGTTACCTTTCACCTCCAGGAGTTTCCTActgttttcagtcattatgctaAGATGGGCTGCATTAAGATGGAATGACAGATTTGACTAGGCATCCATTAGCTGTGCATTTACTCTGCATTTTGATCCATCTCCAGGTACAAAATCCCCTGGAAAAATTAAGGCTCAGTCAAAACAGGAAGAGgatagtgtttttgtttttttgttgaaaaaaaataaaacaacaatggAAAGAGTCCAGTTCTCAAAGGAGTCACAGAATGACTGCTCTAAAAGCTCTGAAGTCTCCGCTCAATCAGTGAACCCGCTCATTGAACTATGAACTTTGCCTACTACTAGCAAGAGGTTTTCAGTACCTAAACCTACTTAAAGAGAAATGAAATCTAAACGAATAAGCGAGTGATGAGAAAAGCAAGACAAGGTGTTAAGAAAGGTCCAAAAAGTACACAAACTTGGTTTccatgactgaaaaaaaaaataatgtcagTAGGAACTCTCCAGTATCATAATGTGAACACTTGAAAGTCTCTAAAATGGACCCATAAACTCTTGGCTGGTGCCTCAAAATGCAGGCAGCATCTGGCCAAAATGACAATATATGATATAAATCATCATTAACTGCTCCCTTATTTAATTTGGTGGAGAAAGAAACTAAACAAATCATTTATTTGACTCTTCTTTTAACATAAACCAACAGGTTTTTGTCACTTCAATTAAACATGTGATACTAAATTTCTAACAGTCACAAAAAGCAAGACCCTTACTTAATATACATTTACTCACTGGGTGCTTCAAAGTTGGCTCCTTGTGCATCTCTGGACCTCTTCTAGCTCTGATGCAGTTTCAACATTTGTCCGCGGAGAATGGTCAGAGTAGAACAATCTAAATACAGTAGCTGTTGTCAAAGTGATTCAGATGTGCACAAGAAGATTACTTTGATGGGAAGAACAGAAGATCTGATTGGGTTCTTTTGAGTGATGGTTGCACAAAGTGTAAGATGTCTAATCACATGGGGTGATATGAATAGGGTAAGTGTAGTACACAAATGTGCTGCGCATACAGTGCAAACTTCTCCATTAAGAGAATTTCGGTTTTAGAGTCATATCTCAGAGGGGTTTGAACTTTCTAGACTACTCTCAGTCTGCCACAGCGGATGCCTTCCTGCAGCAACTCAGAatccctcctttcctcttcttcctcttcttcatctttaTCCCTTTGAGACTACTGTCAGAGCAGATGGACTTCCTCAGGCTCCTGATGTGTTTTTCCTGCTCCCGAATCTTTGACTCCAAGTGTGACTGGATTGCTGTGCCCAGAGATTCCAGGTCTACTGAGGCGCCATACACCTCCCATGTCATCCCTTGCTCATCCCATGCTACTTCCTGTGGCTTTTCTGTCTCCTCCTTATCCCCATTTTCTTCCACCTCCTTGTGCACCATCTTTGTCTCCTCTTGCTCCTCATATTTCCACATGCTGTCAGTGCTAACGACTCTGTCTTGGTTTTGTCCTAGTTGTTGCGCCAACACGAGAGCAGGGCTTTTCTGAAAGCTGTACGTACGCAAACAGGCAGGCAGGGAGTTTGCCTTGTTTGTCACAGCTGACGGAAGTAATGACTGGCTACGCAACTCAATGTCAATCTTGCAGATATGCTGGACAGGTTTCTGACCAGCTGGGATACAGCAAAGGGATGGAACTGTTGGTGAAATCAAACTACCTGACTGACAGCTAGGTGAGCCAATGAGAGAGGACGTGATACCTCCCTGGTAGAAGCTGGGACTGGTGGATGCTGACCGTTCCACAACCTCCACCTCCACTTGGACAGCAACTTCTCTTTGCCCTCCTGCCAATGGATAAAGCCTCTCCCTTGGGTCAGTCATGGTTGCCATATCCCTGACCTTCTTGTGGTTCGCTGTAATGGTGGAAACAGGGTAAAGAGAACTACCCTGATCCACTCTCTGTCTCCCCCtctcttgtttctttttctctgtgcttttaCTCTCCACACTCTCTGTCCTCGATGATGGGATGTTGCTACCAGCAGTTGTGGCATTTGGCTCTCCCAGGTGGCCAGGTTTACTCAGCAGACCCTCTGGTATCCTTGCACCACCTCCTGTTGACCGTGCTGGATTGTCAGTCACAGCCCCCTGGGATGCTGATGTTCCTCCTACAGCTGCTGCTTTTCTCTCAGGCacttttaaatgcttttctttgACGTCAGCACCCATTTTTGCTTGTGTCTTAGTGATAGAATCAAAAGTGAGACCCCGAGTCAGAGAGGTATTATGAGATACACCGCTGGGGTTTGTTTCCACAGTTACACATGCTGCAGGTTCATTTGTGGATCCTCCCATTGTAGTCAAGGGAATGGTGGTTCTGGTTTTGGGGCTGGAAGTAGCCAGTGGGCCTGAAATTGCAGAAACACCTGaaagtaagaaataaatattaGCTCATATATatgaattgcataaaaagcataaattattattattatgctctatttttttcttatattttttcattaaccacttggatatttaaaagtaaattCATCTTAGTGCTGATTTTGTGACCTTTCGGCATTACTGTTGTGAATCTAGTTTTGGGCTGTTACTTAattgttttcttctctttttcttttgctttaatCATGACACTGAAAAGAAACGTTGCTGTCAAATACGAACTAGTACgaccaaaaacaaaagatgAAAAACCTTCTACAATGCATACacatggtattttttttaaaaaaagaaaaaagatgcttGATACTTGTTTAATTGtcctttgtttttgatttttttgttagGTTTTTTCTTGGTATCacttgttttaataaaaacaataatgggTTTTTGTTATTACAATCATAAATGCCCAAATCTTAAATACTGTATTAAAAGCTATCTGACCTGAAAGTTCTTTACTATAGAATACCACACTGGAGTATTGGAGGTGGAGGTTGTACCACACTGGACCCTGACTAAAGCTTATTTTTTCAAACTGATTATTACATTCCAAAGATGTCCATAAGATGTCAGTTTTGGAAAATGTctacataaaattaaattgtGGCAGTAGTTACCTGAAGCAGAGCCAGGGCTTATCTGGGCAGCTCTGTGTGGTCCAACAGGATTTGAATCAAGAGTTTTCCCAGCACAAGATCCAGGACTCCTACTTGCTGAGCCTGGTCTTGGAGACAGTGTCAAGGAAGAGGGCAAATCCCTCAAAGCTAGCTTTGAAGTAGGGTGAACTGGTCCAGACTTGGGAATGTTTGATCCAGCTTTAGGGTTCGTACCTTGTTTGGTACTGGATGCTGAAGACTTGAGGTTGCCATCTTTGGTCCTAGACAGACTGGATGATGGGGAAACAGATCTGACAAGGTCTACTTTAGAGCTAGAGGTTGTTAAAGTAGATATAGAAGTTGACTGTGTTAGCTCAGCTTTATAATGGGAAGAGACATCAGAACTAGAAGCAATCCCACATTCTGCAGTTGGGCTAGTTTGAAGATTGATTTTTGAGTCTGGCAGATATTTGGGATCTTGGTCATCCTTTGACCTTATGCCTGTTCTAGAAGCCCCAGCTGTCTTAGACTCTTGAGTAATTTTGTTTGGTTTAATATCTGACATATTTCTAGAGTCAGTGCTATCTCTGGAGCTCATCCCTAACTTAAAGTTGGGAGTGGCTTTGGAAGGGAAGTCATTTTTAAGATCTAAACTATCCCTAGAGTCTGAACTCGTTTTGGAAGCTGAATCACTTTTGGAATCTAAACTATTTCTTGACCCAATCTGAGATTTAGAATTGTGACTGGCTTTGGATTCAGTGCCAGTTTTAGAAACCAGACTGACTGAGTTTGAACTGAATTTAGAATTGGTTTTGGATCCAACACTTGAATCTTTACTCTCAAGGTTCTCCTTTGGTTGTGTTGTGTTACTGTTAATAGTCCTGGTGGCTTTTCTCTGTGTGGATGGCTTGGGACTTACAGACGTCAATAGGGGGCTCTTGTTACTGAGAAGTGCTGATTCTCCCCTCTGACTTTGTGATTTTGTAGCTGTAGAGGATGTTTCAGAACTATGAGTTCTTGAGTCATGCCCAGGTTTTGGATTTGACTTGCTGGTTATGCTTGGTGGATTTTGGTTGACTTCCACTGTTGGTATTTGATTTGCCAGTTTTGAACTGATAGCGTTTGCCTTTGCTTTCTGGTTAGGAATTTGGGGGCTTACAGGTAGGTGTAAAGTTTGTGGCGATGGTGTCTTGAACACTTTACCCCCATCCTCTTTTTGGTTTGACTGCATACTTAGACTGactgttattttatttgtagtctTTGTGGTTAGTCCAGCTGTCAGAGATTTTGTAGAGTTCAGgctctgtatttttattctttcagtACTTTTGGGGCTGCAAGCCATTGTTGTTTGCTCCATCTGCTGTGGTTTTAGACTTGTGTGCATCTTGGGGCTAAGTCCTGGGGCATGTTTGATATTTGGTGATTTCAGCAGTTGCTCATCTCTGCATCTAACCGTTGGCTTAGCTGTTGGTGAGCGAGACAAAGATGGGATTTTGCTTTTTTGCCATGATGGGTCATCTCTCTCTCctggtgatgtcacagtgggTGTAAGGATGCCTGCTGACATACTTACTGCTACTTTCACCCCAGGTTTTTCACCTCCTTTGGTCATATTATCCTTTTTCTGTCCCCCATGCAGCTTTGAGGATTCGATGAATGGACGGGGATTGGTTGGTGAGGTAAGATTGAGGTTGAGGTTAAAGTTAGGTTCCAGTTCAAGTTTTGTATTAGCATCTGCGTTGCAAAGATCGTCTTCAAGCCCATGCTCCCTTGTAACTGGACCCTCTGATTGGACGATATCTCTCTGTcgttttaaaagattttttgaGCTTTCcatgataataatgatgatgatggttaATGTGTATCAAGTAGAAATAAGGAGCAATTTTTTGGTGATATTTTTCAGTTGATACTGAGAACCTGATGAGACAGATAGATAAACAgatgattaaaaacaataagcCGAGCGGAGGCTATAGATAATGCATGTTTGATTGAAAGATAGCGGTCTCACTAGGCAAACGTATTCATAAGTTATTGCCATAATATGACCAAAAAATGACACACAACAAGAAAAAATGCCCCTTCACACATAGGAGTGAAGACTTCAGATTAGTAGTTCAGCCCTGTCTGGCAGCTATTTTCTGCCAAACACATGAATTCTCATGAGACCCAGTCCCACTCACGTTTGCATCTTCCCTCCTGTGCTTGACACAGGCATCCATAGTCATGACTtgattttaaaaaggaaatacaAGCGAcctactgttaaaaaaaagctcTCTCTATATAATGAAACTAACTGAGACAAAATTGAAAGGAGTCCcacatttataacattacaATTACACTTAAGTTgacattttacagctttttccCACTTTTAACTATTAATAGAACTACTGATGTATTACAGAATGATCAGGCAAGTCTCTATATAAATagaaatataattaaaagaGCAAGCAGTAACTTAAGCATTTTAAAGTCACTCATGGGTATTACAGAAAGTTGTCACTGGAATATTACTGCAGGCATGTAATATATTTCCTTCATACCTGTTTAGGATCCACATACATCAGTGTTGGTTGACAAAGGCATGGTAAATGTTCGACAGTCCATCGCTGCAGACTCCCAAAGTGGAGAAAAAGTCTTCATCTGGTTCCCCGCTTCTTTCTCCTCACTGCTCTACCAGAGGAGGCACCAATGAATAAATTACAAGAGGAGGGAGCAAGGAAGCATAGAGGAGAATGCAGgggctgagaaaaaaaaagaaaaacattatcaCACTCCTCTTATCCCACTTTTCTTCTGTCATGGATTTGTCTTCAGATGTACTCCACCATTTGATTCTCTTCTTAAGACCTCCTCCTCAATTTGTAATCCCCTCTTctgtttttaggtttttcttgtctttttttccctgtcaACCACCCAATATTTTGAGCACCTTactgaatctatgccatgaagaattaatgCAGTGTTGAAGGCAAAAAAAGGAAGTCCAACCCTGTACTTGTCCTGGTCCTGGGCCTGTGACCCATGGTTTTCAGTTTTggagttttcttgtttgttatccttatgttatagttttgtattttgtatcaCTGTCATTAAGGTTTTTGTTATGCTATTAAGGTTAGGTTTGGGTTTTATGCATTGGTTCTTAGAGTTATCATGTTGCTATGCTcagtatttgtattttctgttcttAGTCTTATTATCTAGTCTTTAGGTGTCAGTTATCACATGTCCCCCTGTGTCTAGTCTCCTGTGGTTAGTCAGTTTTGtcttcatgtttattttctcGTCTTTGCGTTTGGTGTCCTCTTTTCTGTCTCTTGGCCCTGTCATGTCTACCATGCGATTTTCACTCTCTTCCTGCATCACGTTTCTTGGTGCTGAGCCTGGgtctctgtttctgtgtttctcatacttcctgttttgagGTCCTGTATTAaatgcatacacacatacacacacacacctctaacTGACCATTGACTGCGTATCTGGTTTTAACAACAGGTCAATCATTGCAGTTTTCATGGTAGGAGGAATTCTAGACTTAATCACAAATTCTTCAACCATTCTTATAAATAGCAAGGACAGGGTTGTTCGTAGAACTCAGCAGGGACGCCATCTGGGGTAGATGCCTTTTTACTGAGTATTTGATTAAGAATAGTTCTTCTAGAGCTATAGGTTTATCCAACATCATCTTACCTTGATCTTGTGTTAAAATAGACAGATCTATAATGCTCAGAAATTTGTGAATATCTTCTATATTTGGGTCATGGTCAGAAGTGTATAAATGCATGTAAAACGTCCTAAAACATTATTTATATCAATAACTGGTCAATAACTAATTGCCTGCGTGGCAATTAGTTATTGACCACTTTCTCTGATAAATACAGACATTAAAATGTCCTTGCATCACACTTAGAAAAAGTAATTCACTACAATTTTATATGGTTGATAATCGCCCCCAGATGCAGGAGATGGTCCCCTTTTCTCTGGGGTGGAGACAAGCAGACCACCCCCGGTCCTGCAGCAGTATGGACCTCGGTCCTCGGTGTactattttgtattgtattaattgtagactgggatttctaatcaatttcaatattttttaaaaatatctgagaccagaagttgtTGTGCAAGCTGACTGATAGATCCGCCTCCCATTTGgcaataggaagggatattgattcgTCTATTTTGGAGAGTGTCCTGTATATTTTAGAGAGTAATTTTGGGATTTTGAGACCAAGGAATTGTACCACACTTGTTGGTGTTTGTAATTTGACTTGATTAGgcttaaatgtcttttttactatagatttaatttgttgatattctaaaaatctattCTTTTTAATTCCATGTTGTTTAGCTaatctgtcaaatggaataaagtcTGTTCTTTTGAATAGATGTTCCAAGCATCTAATTCCTTTACGGCTCCAATCAAGGAAGTTAATCatgttattgttctgtattatgTCAGGTTTATTCCAGATGGATGTACATTTgaatgggattaatgaagactacatcatttttagaaactcccaccatgctgtgaGAGAGGAGCTGAtattgatgcttttaaagcatacACATTGTTTGTTTTAGCTAATGAATGGTAGGTTCGAAATCTCTATTGCATAGTGCCTGTTCTATGTCTAGCCAGGGCTCATCTAAGAGGGTGTGTTTTAACCAATGTGAGATGAATTGTAGCCTGTTGACCAAGAAGAAGTGTTGAAAGTTAGGTAGATCTAGTCCTCCTTCATCCTTGTTCCTATGTACTGTTTTTAAGCTATTACAAGGGGCTTTATTCTAAAGGAATTTAAAAATAGACAATTCCAGATATCTAAACCAGTCTGGTGATGGTTTGCTTGGGATCATCAAGAATAAATAATTGATTCTTGGCAAAACTGTCATGTTTTTTTGAAACGACGTTTCAAGAACTGATATGGGTAGAGTGTTCCATATAGTCAAATTGTCTTTagctttctttaaaagtgggatgtgATTTTATTTAGTTAAATCTGCAAGCTTAGGAAAAACATTAATATTTCCAGATTGAAGTGAAGAATtctggaaggagcaattaatcagaagaactgtagattttaaCTAGTTTATCGAATAATCTGAAACTCTTCAGAAAGAGTTTATTACTGTAATACCCTCTGTAGTACACAAACACTGCTCATCATTGGCGGAGTTCATGATCGTGAAGTGTCGCCCTTTCTACTTGCCCAGGGAGATAAGTTCGATCCTGTTGGTTGCTACTTATATACCTCCATCTAGCAACAACAGCGATAGAAATGCAGCGCTGAACGAACTGTATCAGGCCATCAGTGAGCAACAAACAACACACCCAGATGGTTTCATCATCCTCGCAGGAGACTTTAATCATGCTGATCTTAAAACTGTTCTCCCAAAGTTTCATCAGCATGTACATTTTCCAACAAGGGGAGACAACACATTGGACCTGGTCTACACACAGGAAAAAGGAGCATACAAAGCCATCCCCCTCCCCCACATCGGCACCTCTGATCACCTCACTGTTATGCTAATGCCAGCATACAGACAGAGAGTGAAGGTCATCAAACCTGTTATGAAAGAGGTAAGAGTGTGGCCACAGGAGGCCACCTCTGCTCTTCAAGACTGCTTTGGGTCAACTGATTGGAACATATTCAAGGAAGCAGCCACCTACAATAACATCATAGACATTGAGGAGTACACAGACACGGTGAGCTCATACATCACCAAATGCATTGATGATGTTACACAAATGAAAAGTATCACAACCCGAGCCAACCGGAAGCCATGGCTAACAGGAGATGTCCACAGGCTGCTGAAGGCCAGAGACAAGGCCTTCAGAGCTGGGGATGAAATAGGCCTGAGAACAGCGAGAGCCAACCTGTCCCGTGGCATCAGGAAAGCGAAACAGGACTCCACACACAAGATAACCTCCCACTTCAATGATAGCAAGGACGCACGAAGCCTATGGCAAGGCATCCAGGCTATTACAGACTACAAGCCTGCAGCGCGTAGCTGTGAGAGCGACACCACTCTGCTCAACAACCTGAACAGCTTCTTTGCACGATTTGAAGCACAGAACAACACACGCCCACAGAAAACACCACCACCTCCACACGACCAGCCTCTGTGCCTGTCTGCTGCCAGCGTGAAGAGGACCCTCATCACCATCAACGCCCGGAAAGCAGCGGGTCCAGATAACATCCCTGGTAGTGTGCTGAAAGACTGCGCAGAGGAGCTGAAGAatgtcttcacagacatctttaaCATCTCCCTGAGGCAAGCCACTGTCCCATCATGCTTCAAGACTGCCACCATCATACCTGTGCCAAAGAAACCATCCCCAGCCTGtttcaatgactaccgccccgTGGCACTGACACCCATtattatgaagtgctttgaacgACTAGTCATGTCACACATCAAATCCACCCTACCTCCCACCCTGGACCCATACCAGTTCGCATACAGAGCGAAACGATCCACAGAGGATGCAATCTGCTCTGCCCTCCACCCAGCCCTAACTCACCTGGACAAGAAAGACTcatatgtgagaatgctgttcatagacttcagctcagcattcaacaccataatACCACAACAACTCATCTGTAAACTGGACAGACTGGGCCTCAgcacctccctctgcaactggCTGCTGGATTTCCTCAGCCAGAGGCCTCAAGCGGTGCGTGTGGGCAACAAGGTCTCAAACAGCATCACCCTGAGCACGGGggctccacaaggctgtgtgctcagtcctctgctcttcaccctgctgacacatgactgcacaccaaCCTACAGCTCCAACCaccttgtgaagtttgcggacgacacaacGCTGGTGGGGCTCATCACCAAGGGCGATGAGACCCACTACAGGAAAGAGGTTGAGCTCCTGACCACGTGGTGCAGAGACAACAACCTCCTGCTAAATGTTAGCAAGACCAAGGAGGTTATTGTCAACTTCCAGAGAGACCCCACCTGTCACCCCCCATTGACCATCGACGGCGCTGcggtggagagggtgagcagcaCCAAGTTCCTGGGGGTGCACATCAGTGAGGACCTCTCCTGGACCACCAACACAGCATCACTGGCCAAGAAAGCACAACAGCGCCTCTACTTCCTGCGCAAACTCAAGCGGGCAAGTGCTCCACCACCCATCCTGACCACATTCTACAGAGGAACCATTGAAAGCATCCtttccagctgcatcactgtgtggggcGGTAGCTGCACTGACTATAACAGGAAAGCTCTACAGCGCATTGTGAGAACAGCTGAGAGGATAGTTGGTGTACCACTCCCCTCCCTGCAAGACATCTACACCACCCGCCTTACCCGCAAAGCCATCACAATTGTCAACGAT
It includes:
- the LOC112845553 gene encoding G protein-regulated inducer of neurite outgrowth 1-like is translated as MSSRDSTDSRNMSDIKPNKITQESKTAGASRTGIRSKDDQDPKYLPDSKINLQTSPTAECGIASSSDVSSHYKAELTQSTSISTLTTSSSKVDLVRSVSPSSSLSRTKDGNLKSSASSTKQGTNPKAGSNIPKSGPVHPTSKLALRDLPSSLTLSPRPGSASRSPGSCAGKTLDSNPVGPHRAAQISPGSASGVSAISGPLATSSPKTRTTIPLTTMGGSTNEPAACVTVETNPSGVSHNTSLTRGLTFDSITKTQAKMGADVKEKHLKVPERKAAAVGGTSASQGAVTDNPARSTGGGARIPEGLLSKPGHLGEPNATTAGSNIPSSRTESVESKSTEKKKQERGRQRVDQGSSLYPVSTITANHKKVRDMATMTDPRERLYPLAGGQREVAVQVEVEVVERSASTSPSFYQGGITSSLIGSPSCQSGSLISPTVPSLCCIPAGQKPVQHICKIDIELRSQSLLPSAVTNKANSLPACLRTYSFQKSPALVLAQQLGQNQDRVVSTDSMWKYEEQEETKMVHKEVEENGDKEETEKPQEVAWDEQGMTWEVYGASVDLESLGTAIQSHLESKIREQEKHIRSLRKSICSDSSLKGIKMKKRKKRKGGILSCCRKASAVAD